Proteins from one Cicer arietinum cultivar CDC Frontier isolate Library 1 chromosome 3, Cicar.CDCFrontier_v2.0, whole genome shotgun sequence genomic window:
- the LOC101502232 gene encoding expansin-B15-like, producing MANSGQDGNLRKVGKIVVQHRRVPCIYNGVSIAFHVDSKSNPYYFATAVEYENGDGDLKKVELMEAFGNTWVTMQQSYGAVWKYNKQSLLRAPFSIRLTTIESGKIFVAKNVIPTGWKPGQTYRALGNFI from the exons ATGGCAAATTCAGGTCAAGATGGAAATCTTCGCAAGGTTGGAAAAATAGTCGTTCAACATAGAAG AGTTCCATGCATTTACAATGGTGTCTCAATAGCCTTCCACGTCGACTCTAAATCTAACCCATATTATTTTGCTACCGCGGTTGAATATGAAAATGGGGATGGTGATCTTAAAAAAGTTGAACTTATGGAAGCATTTGGCAACACTTGGGTTACAATGCAACAATCATATGGTGCTGTTTGGAAATATAATAAACAGTCACTACTAAGAGCGCCATTTTCTATTAGGCTAACCACAATTGAGTCTGGGAAGATATTTGTAGCAAAGAATGTGATCCCGACGGGTTGGAAGCCTGGTCAGACTTATAGAGCACTTGgaaattttatttaa